One Candidatus Omnitrophota bacterium DNA window includes the following coding sequences:
- a CDS encoding alpha/beta fold hydrolase yields MSVVWSFRLKEIQKEEPSGRTSGNGFTLKGDNGATVVLIHGLTGTPNEMRFLANYLNKKGYTVICPRLAYHGDSIRVLKHAKWEEFYESVRKIFTEGELGDHPGPIFTGGLSMGALLALLLADEFSDKVKGVCCLAPTLFYDGWNTPWARFILPLGYFTPLRHFAYFKEEPPYGIKNEAIQNRIHKYYSTATLDNMQNVEQYGYPYFPVAQLCQLKYLVRHITRRLPHIKIPVQLVQAKDDDMTSVKNSKYIYDKIGSSMKEIVLLYDSYHVVTADQERDTVAAKMEAFFQNAQR; encoded by the coding sequence ATGTCTGTTGTGTGGTCGTTTCGTTTAAAGGAGATTCAAAAAGAAGAGCCGTCCGGCAGGACGTCCGGCAATGGCTTTACTCTCAAAGGCGATAATGGCGCGACGGTGGTATTGATACACGGCCTTACCGGCACACCGAATGAGATGCGGTTTCTGGCAAATTATCTTAATAAGAAGGGTTACACGGTAATATGCCCGAGGCTTGCCTATCACGGTGATTCGATACGCGTGCTAAAACACGCAAAATGGGAAGAGTTTTACGAATCTGTACGCAAAATATTTACAGAAGGCGAGTTAGGGGACCATCCGGGACCGATATTTACCGGCGGATTATCCATGGGAGCCCTTTTGGCCCTTCTGCTTGCCGATGAATTCAGCGATAAAGTTAAGGGCGTCTGTTGTCTGGCGCCGACACTATTTTATGACGGCTGGAATACCCCCTGGGCAAGATTTATTCTGCCGCTTGGTTATTTTACGCCATTAAGGCATTTTGCCTATTTTAAAGAAGAGCCGCCATACGGAATAAAGAATGAGGCGATACAGAACCGTATCCACAAATATTACTCCACAGCCACTCTTGACAATATGCAGAATGTGGAACAGTACGGATATCCTTATTTCCCGGTGGCGCAATTATGCCAACTGAAATACCTGGTCAGACACATTACGAGGAGATTGCCGCATATAAAAATTCCCGTCCAGCTCGTTCAGGCTAAAGACGACGATATGACGAGCGTTAAAAATTCGAAATATATATATGATAAGATCGGTTCATCCATGAAAGAGATAGTGCTCTTATACGATTCTTATCACGTTGTTACCGCGGATCAGGAGCGCGATACGGTCGCGGCAAAGATGGAGGCTTTCTTTCAAAATGCACAAAGATAA
- a CDS encoding response regulator transcription factor, with translation MRILIVEDEKKIASLIRRGLKEEGYASDIAQDGVEGEFLATTNQYDVIILDVMLPKLDGVGLCKSLRTRKITTPIIMVTAKDSVDDKVRGLDSGADDYLTKPFAFEELLARVRSLLRKHDNQASSTLKFNGLEMNLISHKVTRDGKQVELTAKEYALLEYLMRNAGSVITRTMISEHVWDINFDTDTNVIDVYINYLRRKIDDGFKKNLIHTIRGRGYILED, from the coding sequence ATGCGTATTCTTATTGTAGAAGACGAAAAGAAGATAGCGTCGCTGATAAGACGCGGCCTTAAAGAAGAGGGCTATGCGTCGGATATCGCCCAGGACGGAGTCGAGGGCGAGTTTCTTGCCACCACCAACCAATATGACGTTATAATTTTGGATGTTATGCTCCCAAAGTTAGACGGTGTAGGTCTTTGCAAATCTTTAAGGACCAGAAAAATAACCACTCCCATAATAATGGTTACCGCTAAAGATTCCGTAGACGATAAAGTCAGAGGGCTCGATTCGGGGGCCGACGATTATCTGACAAAGCCATTCGCGTTCGAAGAGTTACTGGCAAGGGTAAGGTCGCTCTTACGCAAACACGATAACCAGGCGTCTTCTACGCTAAAATTTAACGGCCTCGAGATGAATCTTATTTCGCATAAAGTTACTAGAGACGGAAAACAGGTAGAGTTGACAGCGAAAGAATACGCTCTTTTGGAATACCTTATGCGCAATGCCGGCTCGGTGATAACCAGGACTATGATATCCGAACACGTATGGGATATCAATTTTGATACAGACACAAATGTTATAGATGTATACATAAATTACCTTCGCAGGAAGATAGACGATGGGTTTAAAAAAAATCTTATTCATACAATCCGCGGGCGCGGTTACATTTTAGAGGATTAA
- a CDS encoding ATP-binding protein — MFFKSIRFKIVLWYMGLLTITLLAFSVLVYQNFKNVLYGDLDDLLSSRAGGIASAISTYWEIEEMKNSESGKSSAPATQADTDKFLTMASNWVIEKSKDPSLMSIYAQILDVNGKKLVSSKNAPKIYTLSEDDLDYILEGKDSFDTLKGEAQPGKPIAFRVYTKPVQQDGKIKYLIQVVSAQGLIYIALKGLRILLFVLLPITVIITGIAGAFLARLTLRPVDHMIDTLKKITAENLKLRIHLPDTKDEIKRLADTFNDMIERLDKSFTSQHEFIQDISHELRTPLTILKGELEVTLKKLRSPEEYEAVLNSSLEEIGKMSRVIEDLLALARFDNNQVALEIRRVDLGGVLNRVMDDMKILAQQKDIDTSLSRQDNLILDGDEDQLRRLFVNLFDNAIKYTLRKGKVIVMAQKDGSHIKVVVSDTGIGIPEEELPYIFDRFYQVARARRTNHGFGLGLSIAKSIVESHRGVISVTSQPNQGATFTVSLPLSYPV; from the coding sequence ATGTTCTTCAAATCTATACGTTTCAAAATAGTGCTCTGGTATATGGGGTTATTGACCATCACACTTCTCGCGTTCAGCGTGCTGGTGTACCAGAATTTTAAAAATGTCTTGTATGGAGACCTGGACGATCTTTTAAGCTCACGCGCGGGAGGTATTGCCAGCGCCATATCTACGTATTGGGAAATAGAAGAGATGAAGAATTCCGAATCCGGCAAGTCTTCAGCGCCCGCCACCCAGGCCGATACAGATAAGTTTTTGACAATGGCAAGTAACTGGGTTATAGAAAAGTCCAAAGACCCCAGCCTTATGAGTATCTATGCCCAGATACTTGATGTTAACGGCAAAAAATTAGTATCCTCCAAAAACGCTCCGAAGATATATACTCTCTCCGAAGACGATCTTGATTATATCCTGGAGGGTAAAGATAGTTTTGATACGCTCAAAGGAGAGGCGCAGCCCGGCAAGCCTATAGCGTTCAGAGTCTATACCAAACCTGTGCAGCAGGACGGTAAGATCAAATATCTTATCCAGGTCGTAAGCGCGCAGGGCCTGATATATATCGCCTTAAAAGGGTTAAGAATTTTGCTATTCGTTCTTCTGCCCATCACTGTAATTATTACGGGAATAGCTGGAGCGTTTTTAGCGCGCTTAACATTACGTCCGGTTGATCACATGATAGATACTCTAAAGAAGATCACGGCGGAAAACTTGAAATTAAGGATACATCTACCCGATACTAAGGATGAGATAAAAAGGCTTGCCGATACATTCAATGACATGATAGAGCGGCTGGACAAGTCCTTTACGTCACAGCATGAGTTTATACAGGACATATCTCATGAGTTAAGAACACCGCTTACGATACTTAAGGGTGAGCTTGAAGTCACTCTAAAAAAATTGAGATCGCCGGAGGAATATGAAGCTGTGCTTAATAGCAGCCTTGAGGAGATAGGCAAGATGTCGCGTGTAATAGAGGATCTTCTGGCATTGGCGAGATTTGACAATAATCAGGTCGCGCTCGAGATAAGAAGGGTGGATCTGGGCGGCGTGCTTAATCGCGTTATGGACGACATGAAGATATTGGCTCAACAGAAGGACATAGACACATCGCTATCGCGGCAGGATAATCTTATATTGGATGGAGACGAGGATCAATTAAGGCGGTTATTCGTAAACCTGTTCGACAACGCCATAAAATATACATTGAGAAAAGGCAAAGTCATAGTGATGGCGCAGAAAGACGGCAGCCATATAAAAGTGGTGGTAAGCGATACCGGCATAGGCATCCCCGAGGAAGAACTGCCTTACATATTTGACAGATTCTATCAGGTTGCGCGCGCAAGGCGCACCAATCACGGATTCGGCCTGGGGCTTAGCATAGCAAAGTCGATCGTCGAGTCTCACCGAGGCGTTATATCAGTTACAAGTCAGCCTAACCAAGGCGCCACTTTCACAGTTTCCCTTCCGCTTTCGTATCCTGTTTGA
- a CDS encoding aminotransferase class III-fold pyridoxal phosphate-dependent enzyme — protein sequence MKKNEKVLNKPVKSKASQGEDLLKLEADYCSWGDTVHYSEKLNIFDTAEGVYLYDKAGTEYMDLQMWYSAVNFGYRNERLNNALKKQIDRLPQLACQYLHEEKIQLAAKIARKAEMTFEEKGRVHFNVGGSAAVEDSLKLVRSHTGRNLMFAFQGGYHGRTLGASAITSSYRYREKFGHFSDRAQFIPYPYCFRCSYGKKKDMCDMYCLKQFEKLFETEYHSVLNTKTGKCEFGAFYIEAVQGTGGYVVPPLDYFSQLKEVLDRYNILMVDDEIQMGFYRTGKLWAIEHFGVVPDIVVMGKALTNGLNPISCIWAKEKLISPKVFGPGSTHSTFSSNPLGTAVGLEAMKLMEEEGFAVKVPKKGEYFVSRLRQLMKKYPQIGDVDGLGLALRMEICEKDGYTPNKKLTDAITQIGLSGELTAGGKMRGLVLDVGGYYKNVFTLAPSLYITEKEMDLAVELFEEALKKGIAAIS from the coding sequence ATGAAGAAGAATGAAAAGGTTTTGAATAAGCCTGTAAAGTCCAAGGCGAGCCAGGGCGAAGATCTTTTAAAACTGGAAGCGGATTATTGTTCATGGGGAGATACCGTCCATTATTCGGAAAAACTGAATATTTTCGATACGGCAGAAGGCGTATATCTGTATGACAAAGCCGGCACTGAATATATGGATCTGCAGATGTGGTACTCTGCGGTGAATTTTGGATATAGAAACGAAAGACTGAATAATGCGCTTAAAAAACAGATAGATAGGTTGCCGCAACTTGCATGTCAATATCTTCATGAGGAGAAGATACAGCTTGCCGCCAAGATAGCTAGAAAGGCCGAGATGACATTTGAGGAGAAGGGCAGGGTTCATTTCAATGTAGGAGGCTCGGCCGCAGTAGAAGATTCTTTGAAGCTCGTCAGGAGCCATACCGGCAGGAACCTGATGTTCGCTTTTCAGGGCGGATATCACGGCAGGACACTTGGCGCGTCGGCAATAACATCAAGTTATAGATACAGGGAGAAGTTCGGACATTTTTCGGATAGGGCGCAGTTTATCCCGTATCCGTATTGTTTCAGATGCTCGTACGGCAAGAAAAAAGACATGTGCGATATGTACTGCCTGAAACAATTCGAGAAACTTTTTGAAACAGAGTACCACTCCGTTCTTAATACAAAGACGGGTAAGTGTGAATTCGGTGCTTTCTATATCGAGGCTGTGCAGGGCACAGGCGGGTATGTGGTACCGCCTCTTGATTATTTTTCTCAATTAAAAGAGGTCCTGGATAGATATAATATTCTTATGGTTGACGATGAAATACAGATGGGCTTCTACAGGACAGGAAAACTATGGGCGATCGAACACTTTGGCGTGGTGCCGGATATTGTTGTAATGGGCAAGGCGCTGACTAACGGGCTAAACCCGATATCCTGTATTTGGGCCAAAGAAAAATTGATATCTCCAAAGGTCTTCGGGCCAGGTTCGACCCATTCCACGTTCTCATCAAATCCTTTGGGTACAGCGGTAGGCCTTGAAGCAATGAAGTTAATGGAAGAAGAAGGTTTTGCCGTAAAAGTACCTAAGAAGGGCGAATACTTTGTGTCGAGATTGAGGCAATTGATGAAGAAGTATCCGCAGATAGGCGATGTCGACGGGCTTGGTCTTGCGCTAAGGATGGAGATATGCGAAAAAGACGGATATACGCCTAACAAGAAGCTTACGGACGCGATAACCCAGATAGGGTTATCGGGGGAATTGACCGCAGGCGGGAAGATGAGAGGGCTCGTTCTCGACGTGGGCGGTTATTACAAAAATGTATTCACTCTCGCGCCTTCGCTATATATTACCGAGAAAGAGATGGATCTCGCTGTCGAGTTATTCGAAGAAGCGTTGAAAAAAGGCATAGCCGCGATATCATAA
- a CDS encoding MtnX-like HAD-IB family phosphatase, translating into MHKDNLSDCAVFFDFDNTITHFDVLDSIVEKFSVNKKWMAFEVAWKKGKIGSKGCLSGQLKSVRVDKARLDRYLARIKVDPYFKKIIALLKESQVKPVILSDSFSYFIKSILRNNGINGIKIYSNKIKLSGGKLVPHFPHQHENCRICGNCKTNHLPKSKFDDRVIIYIGDGLSDLCPSKNSDIVFAKGNLKKYLLREGKPFISFSSLKNVYDFMRRMDR; encoded by the coding sequence ATGCACAAAGATAATCTGTCGGACTGCGCGGTATTCTTCGATTTCGATAATACGATAACCCACTTTGATGTGCTCGATAGTATAGTGGAGAAGTTTTCGGTAAATAAGAAATGGATGGCGTTTGAAGTTGCTTGGAAAAAAGGCAAGATAGGCTCAAAAGGCTGCCTGTCGGGCCAGTTGAAGAGCGTCAGGGTTGATAAGGCAAGACTCGACCGGTATTTGGCAAGAATAAAAGTGGACCCGTATTTCAAAAAGATAATAGCTTTGCTCAAAGAAAGCCAGGTTAAGCCGGTCATATTAAGCGATAGTTTCTCGTATTTCATAAAATCGATACTGCGTAATAACGGAATAAACGGCATAAAGATATATTCAAATAAGATAAAATTGTCCGGCGGTAAGTTAGTTCCGCATTTTCCGCACCAGCATGAAAATTGCAGGATATGCGGCAATTGCAAAACTAACCACCTGCCCAAAAGCAAATTCGATGACAGGGTTATAATATATATAGGCGACGGCCTGTCCGATCTATGTCCGTCAAAAAATTCGGATATCGTATTCGCGAAAGGTAATCTAAAGAAATATTTATTAAGAGAAGGCAAGCCCTTCATATCATTTAGCAGCCTAAAAAACGTTTATGACTTTATGAGGAGGATGGATAGATGA